A genome region from Bacteroidales bacterium includes the following:
- a CDS encoding WG repeat-containing protein: MNNEWIVEPLYSKIIVFERENVYNLCNKNNKYAFIDGQGQWILDPKINPCEVGAFNEELAKAKHESKWGFIDKKGQWVIPPEFDFVLSFINGLAIADKEGKWGFIDKKGHWIIEPNYDSLLDCWELSATIYTKSDCTYFKEGLAGAEKGGKWGFIDKKGHWIIEPKFEYITFFSEGLAAAKEKGKWGYIDKKGHWVIAPKFEEPGDFKDGLAIVKSGIHWWRFIDKNGRFVNDPEISVVHPFREGIAAAEIDGKWGFIDKNGHWVIPPDFDFLLYFSDGLAKAEIDGKWGFIDKNGHWVIPPEFDNVKSFVFGIAPVKKNGKWGLIDCQGKLIIHPQYNKIDLIER, translated from the coding sequence ATGAATAATGAATGGATTGTAGAACCTTTATATTCGAAAATTATCGTTTTTGAAAGAGAAAATGTTTATAATTTATGTAATAAAAACAATAAATATGCATTTATTGATGGACAAGGACAGTGGATACTTGACCCAAAAATTAATCCTTGTGAAGTTGGGGCTTTTAACGAAGAACTTGCCAAAGCAAAACATGAAAGTAAGTGGGGGTTTATTGATAAAAAAGGGCAATGGGTTATACCTCCTGAATTTGATTTCGTACTTTCTTTTATTAATGGACTGGCGATAGCAGATAAAGAAGGAAAGTGGGGATTTATTGATAAGAAAGGTCATTGGATTATTGAGCCTAATTACGATAGTCTACTTGATTGTTGGGAGTTATCAGCCACAATATATACTAAAAGTGATTGTACGTATTTCAAGGAAGGATTGGCTGGAGCAGAAAAAGGAGGAAAGTGGGGATTTATTGATAAGAAAGGTCATTGGATTATTGAGCCAAAATTCGAATATATTACATTTTTCAGTGAAGGTTTAGCCGCAGCAAAAGAAAAAGGAAAATGGGGGTATATAGATAAAAAAGGTCATTGGGTTATCGCACCGAAATTTGAAGAACCTGGTGATTTTAAGGATGGTTTAGCAATTGTTAAATCAGGTATTCATTGGTGGAGATTTATAGATAAAAATGGCCGTTTCGTTAATGATCCTGAAATTAGTGTTGTTCATCCTTTCAGGGAGGGTATAGCAGCTGCAGAAATAGACGGTAAGTGGGGATTTATAGATAAAAATGGTCATTGGGTTATTCCTCCTGATTTTGATTTTCTTCTTTATTTTAGTGATGGCCTGGCAAAAGCAGAAATAGACGGTAAGTGGGGATTTATAGATAAAAATGGTCATTGGGTAATCCCTCCTGAATTTGATAACGTTAAATCGTTCGTTTTTGGTATAGCCCCAGTAAAAAAAAATGGTAAATGGGGTCTCATAGATTGTCAGGGAAAATTGATTATTCATCCACAATACAATAAAATAGATTTAATTGAGAGATAG